DNA sequence from the Cronobacter turicensis z3032 genome:
GAGAGGACCGAAAGACAAAACAGATAAGACAGGAGCAGGCTGAACACGCCGAAAAAGCAAGAAGCAGCCACCAGAGACCAGACGATAATCCCTGGCGCGTGCGCGACCGCCAGTAAAAAGCTTAAAGAGATGGAAAGCATGGCGGTGCGAGACAGCGCTACCGAGGCTTTCACTTTGCTGTTCTGCTTGCGCGGCAGAAAACACTTCAGACGTTTGCGCTCATGGGTATGAAACGCCGCGCGTCCGTAGTATTCAATAATATACGCACACACCCACAGCATATTAAACCAGATGGCTACGCCGACCAGCGACGGGTGATGTGTTTTATTCGCTATCGCGAGCAGAAAGAGCGTAATGAACCAGTTAATACACCAGAAGAGAATAAGCGCGGGCAACTGGCGCGAGAATTTATGCAATAAGCCAAACATGACCTTTCCTTAAGTCATAAAACCCTACACTTTAATGAGAAATATTCTGGCCTGCAACCTGACCATAAGGATGTAATTCCGCGCCGTGATTATTTTTTAAAACCGCCACCATCGCCGATTCCCCTGCTTAATGTCAGGATATCGCCAGGTATAATCTGAAGTTGAAATTCGCTATACTCCGCCGCCTGCCTGTAAGGGCTTCACGTAAACTCGGGGAAATAAGATGCATACTTTAGGGATGATTATTGGCGCGCTGCTGGTGGTTTTTATTGTTATGGCTGTCAAAAAGCGTAAGCGTTAATACATCAGCATTGCTGCAAACAAAAAGCGCCGCCTCCCTGCGGCGCTTTTTTTTACAGCGACATATCAACCACGATGCGGCCGGTGATTTTCCCGTTACGCATACGAGCGAAAATATCGTTGATATTCTCCAGCGGCTCGACCGCAATTTCCGCCGCCACTTTGTTATGCCCGGCGAAATCGAGCGCCTCCTGCAAGTCTTTACGCGTGCCCACAATCGAGCCGCGCACCGTCGTGCCGTCCAGCACCATATCGAAGATAGAGAGATCGAATTTGCCCGGCGGCAGGCCGTTTAACACCATGGTGCCGCCACGGCGCATCATTGTTGTGGCCTGCGCGAACGCTTTTGGCGAGACCGCCGTCACCAGCACGCCGTGCGCGCCGCCGAAGGTGTCATGGAAATAGCTGCCCGGATCGACTTCCAGCGCGTTGGCGACGACCTGCGCGCCGAGGCGTTTCGCGAACTCCAGCTTATCCTTGTCGATATCCACCGCCGCCACGTTCAGCCCCATGGCGTTGGCGTACTGAATAGCCAGATGCCCTAACCCGCCAATACCGGAAATCACCACCCAGTCGCCCGGTTTGGTGTCGGTCATTTTCAGCCCTTTATAGACCGTGACGCCCGCGCAGAGGATTGGCGCAATGCTGGTGAATTCAACATTATCCGGCAAGATGCCGACGTAATTGGCATCCGCCAGGCAATACTCCGCAAAGGTGCCGTTCACCGAATACCCGGAGTTTTGCTGGCCGTGACAGAGCGTTTCCCAGCCGCTTAAGCAGTGTTCGCAATGGCCGCAGGCGGAATAGAGCCACGGCACGCCGACGCGATCGCCCTCTTTAATGTGCGTCACCCCCTGACCGACCGCCACGACGTGGCCTACGCCTTCGTGCCCCGGAATAAACGGCGGGTTCGGTTTCACCGGCCAGTCGCCTTCCGCCGCGTGTAAATCGGTATGGCAGACGCCGGTCGCGGCGATTTTCACCAGCACTTTACCCGGCGTCACTTCCGGCACCAGCACTTCCTGGATCTCCAGCGGCTGCCCGAAGGCTTTTACCACGGCCGCTTTCATTTTCATCACTTTCATCAGTCACCTCGTTAACGGGTCGTTCGGATGGATCAGAAAAGGTTCAGAGGCTGGATGTCATAGCTGACCAGCAAATTTTTCACCTGCTGGTAATGCTCCAGCGCTTTCTTATGGGTTTCGCGGCCGATACCGGAATTTTTATAACCACCGAACGCGGCATGCGCCGGATAGAGGTGATAGCAGTTGGTCCAGACGCGGCCCGCTTTGATTTCGCGGCCCATACGCCAGGCAAGATTGGTGTCACGTGTCCACAGGCCCGCGCCAAGGCCAAATTCGGTAGCGTTCGCCAGCTTCAGCGCCTCATCGGCGTCTTTAAAGGTGGTGATACCGATAACCGGCCCGAAAATCTCTTCCTGGAAGAAGCGCATGTCGTTCTCGCCTTTAATCAGCGTCGGCTCAATGTAGAAGCCCTTCTCCAGCGCCGCGCCGTGGTTCAGACGCGAGCCGCCCGCGAGGATCTGGCCGCCCTCGCCGCGCGCGATATCGATGTACGAGAGAATTTTGTCGAACTGTTCCTGAGAGGCCTGTGCGCCAATCATGGTGTCAGTGTCATAGGGGTCGCCTTTACGAATGTTGGCCATACGCGCCAGCACACGCTCCATAAAGGGTTCGTAAATCGATTCCTGAATCAGGGCGCGGGAAGGACAGGTACAGACTTCCCCCTGGTTAAAGAAGCCCAGAATCAGCCCTTCGGCCGCTTTTTCAATAAATTCAGGCTCTGCCTGCATGATGTCGGCAAAGTAAATATTAGGCGACTTTCCGCCGAGTTCGACGGTGCTGGGGATAATATTTTCCGCCGCGCAGGCCAGAATATGCCGTCCGACCGGCGTGGAGCCGGTAAATGCGATTTTTTCGATGCGTTTGCTGCGCGCCAGCGCTTCGCCCGCCTCCTGCCCGAACCCATGCACCACATTCACCACGCCCGGCGGCAGCAGATCGCCAATCAGCTCCATAAAGACGGAAATGCCAAGCGGCGTCTGCTCCGCAGGTTTGAGCACCACGCAGTTGCCCGCCGCCAGCGCAGGCGCGAGTTTCCACGCCGCCATCAGGATTGGGAAGTTCCACGGGATTATCTGGCCGACCACGCCGAGCGGCTCGTAGATGTGATAAGCGACGGTGTATTGATCGATTTCCGCCACGCTGCCCTCCTGGGCGCGCAGACAACCGGCGAAGTAGCGGAAGTGGTCCACCGCCAGCGGAATATCGGCGTTCAGCGTTTCGCGGATGGGTTTGCCGTTATCCCAGCTCTCGGTGAGCGCCAGCTGTTCGATATGGCCCGCCATGCGATCGGCGATGGCCAGCAGCAAATTGGAACGCTCCTGCACGCTGGTTTTGCCCCACGCGGGCGCCGCGGCATGGGCCGCATCCAGCGCGCGTTCGATGTCGGCGGCGCCTGAGCGCGGGAACTCCGCCACCACCGCGCCCGTCACCGGCGTGGTGTTAGTGAAATATTGACCTTCGACTGGCTCGACAAACTGACCGCCAATAAAGTTTCCATAACGCTGTTTAAAGCTAACGAGAGCACCAGGCTGACCGGGGTGAGCATATTTCATGGCAAATTCCTCAGTGTAGCGACAATCGGTTAAGCACAGTCTGCTGTGCGGCACACAGAGATAAGCAGTTCTTATGCCAGAGTGGCGCAGCACAAATGCATCTTTTAAAAATATATTAAAAACAGTGTGTTGAGATTAATAAGTGCCGCGCACTGGCACGTCGTCGCGGCGTGTCGCGCGGAAAATGTCGCGGAACTGTGTCATGTGTCGCAACACATGAGACACCAAAATGCTACATATTTGAAACATGTACACTTACCGGAGAACGCCATGCCGCACAGCGCCTCGTTGACCTCCGCAGGCTTAACGCCGTACTGCGACGAGCTGTCTTTTCCGTGTCTGCTGAACGACTCCTGGCAGCGCAGCCAGCGCTACGGGCTGACCCGCGACGACGACGCCACCTCGTTTGTGAGCCGCGCCCTGCTTGAAGAAGCGCGATCCCAGCATGGCTGGCTGCAACAGCTGGCCCGCCCGCTGATGCAGCGGCTCGGCGAAAGCCTTAACCGCGCGCCGTCGGTCGTGGTCGCCTCTGACGATACCGGCCTGGTGCTGGATACCTTCGGCAATAACCAGTTTCTGCATAAGGCGCAGCGTGTGGCGCTCGCGCCCGGCAATCTGTGGGGCGAACATGCGCGCGGCACCAACGCCATCGGCACCGCGCTGGCGCTGCATGCGCCGTGCGAAGTCCACGGCAGCCAGCATTTTCTCAATCAGAACGCCGGGCTTTACTGCTACGGCGTGCCGGTGTTTCGCCCGGACGGACAGATCGCGGGCGTGCTCGATCTCTCGACGCCCGCCCGTCAGCCGGTCGCGGAGGCAGGCCGTCTGATGCGCCAGGCCGTGCGCCAGCTGGAGCACGACTGGGTTATCGCGCAACTCGACGCACAGCAGTGGCTGCTGCGCCTGCACACCGATCCCGCCGCTCTCGGCTCAGCCCAGGAACTGTTGCTGGCGTTCAGCGATAACCGGCTGGTTGCCGCCAATAAACTGGCGATGGATGAATTCAAGCTTTCCACCGCGCATATCGGCACCCTCTCCCTCGACGCGCTGTTCCCGCAGGCGCTGCCCGCAGGCGATGACGACGCGCTTACCGCCATTAATCAGCGCCGCTACCACGCCCGCCGTCAGCTTCCGGCGCGGCGCGTCTGGGCCGCGCATCCCGCGATCGCGCAGGACGAAGAGAGCGGCGTTGAGACCGCCAAGGCGTTGCGCCTGCTGAACGCGGGCATCGCGCTGTGCATTACCGGCGAAACCGGCTGCGGTAAAGAGCACCTGAGCCGCCGCCTGCACCAGCAGAGCCAGTGGCGCGACGGCCCGTTCGTCGCCATTAACTGCGCCGCGCTGCCCGAGCAGCTGATTGAATCGGAGCTTTTCGGCTACCAGCCTGGCGCGTTCACCGGCGCCAGCAGCCGCGGGTATATCGGTAAAATCCGCGAAGCCGACGGTGGCGTGCTGTTTCTTGATGAAATCGGCGATATGCCGCTTGCGATGCAGACCCGCCTGTTGCGGGTGCTGCAGGAGAAAAAAGTGGTTCCGCTCGGCGGCACCCGCGCTGTGCCGGTGGCGTTTACGCTTATCTGCGCCACCCACCGCCCGCTGGACGAAATGGTGGCGCGCGGCGCGTTTCGCGAAGATCTCTTTTACCGTATTGAAGAGTACCGGCTGCGCATACCGCCGCTGCGCGACTGGCCCGCGCTACCGCGCTTTGTACAGCGGTTATGGCAGGAGCTGGGCGGCGCGCGGCGCGGCGTTACGCTCTCTGCCGGGCTGGTGGAACATATCGCGCGTCTCCCCTGGCCGGGGAATGTGCGCCAGCTCGCGAGCCTGCTGAAAGTGCTGCTGGCGCTGGCCGATGAGGGTGACGTTGTCACGTTACGCGACCTGCCGCCCCCCTATTGTTCCGTAGACGGACATAAAGAAACGGCGCAGCCTTCAGAGAATGCTGCGCCGGATGTGGACGCCGTGTTACAGAGCGTGAATGGCAATATGAGCCTGGCAGCGCGTAAGCTTGGCGTCTCGCGCAGTACGCTCTACCGGCGGCTTGAGAAGCAGCGCGCTAGCGCAGACGCCCGCTGATATCGCCAAGCGCGTCGATGGCCGCCTGCGGGTAGCCTGCGGCGCGCAGCGGCGCGACAATCTCCTGCGCCAGATCCGGCACGTAACTCACCAGCAACTCTCCTTTGCCGCAAAACTCCGCTTCGCCGAGGGCGGCGGGCAGGATAACGCTCTGCGCGCGCGCAAGCGTCATCACCGCGCCATTCGGGGTGTGAAGGGTTACCGGCGCGCCGATGTTGGTGACAATACGCACCGAGGAGAAGTGGTAGTCGTAGCAGGTGTCGAAGCGCCAGCGCTCCAGCGCGAAGTAAGGCCCGGCGCAGCACAGCAAACGTTGAACGGCGGCGCACTCTTCCAGCACCAGCCCGCGCTGCGGCTGGGTCAGCAGTTCCGGGCGCAACTCTTCCAGCAGTTTATCGATGTTACTGGCCTGCTCGTCAGGCGGTACCGGCGAGCCATCTTCCATATTCCACGGCATCGCGTGCTGCTGAATATCAGACGTCTGTTCTATTTCATAGATCAGCGTATCCGGCCCGAAGGCGTGCAGCTGGCCGCCCGGCACATAAATCGTATCACCGGTTTTCAGCGGCAGGCGGTACATGACGCGGTCGTAATCGCCCGCCAGCAGCGCCTCGCGGATCGCCGCTTTTTTCACGCCAGTTTTGATACCGACAAGACAGGTGGCGCCGGGTGCCGCCCAGAGAATATGCCAGGCCTCGGTTTTACCGTTGGGCTGATTTTCCAGGCGCTGCGCCGTGTCGTCGTTCGCGTGCAGATGCACCGGCAGCATGCCGCTGCCGTCGATAAATTTGCTGAGTAGCGGAAAGTACGGGCCGCGCCAGCCAGGCGCGACCAGTTCATCGGGATAGCGCGTCGTCAGCTCACGCAGCGACATGCCGGCGAATTCGCCATTGGTGACGGTCGCTATCATGCCATCGACGTCACTAACCTCCCAGGTTTCAGCGATGCGCGATTCCGGCAGCTCCGCCTTACCGAGCTGCGTTTTGATGCGCGTGCCGCCGAAGATGTGGGTCGCGAGCGGCGTCGTCAGCGTAAGCGGATAGTTGAGCATCCCTCTCTCCTTTTTATCAGATAACCGCCTGGCCGCCCGTGACGGCAACGGTCGCGCCGGAGACATAGCTTGCCTCGTCGCTTGCCAGCATCACATAGACCGGCGCCAGTTCCGCTGGCTGACCGGCGCGAGCGAGCGGCACCTGGCTGCCAAACTCTTTGACCTGCTCCGGCGGCATCGTGGACGGGATAAGCGGCGTCCAGATGGGGCCCGGCGCGACGGCGTTCGCGCGAATGCCTTTTTCGGCGAGCAGCGCGGCCAGGCTGCCGGAGAAGTTCACGATAGCCGCTTTGGTGGCGGAATACGCGATGAGCTTAGGCTTCGGCTGGTCGGCGTTGACCGACGCGGTGTTGATGATGGAACCGCCCGCCGGCATATGCGGCACGGCCGCTTTGCAGATCCAGAACATGCCGTAGAGGTTGGTTTTCATGGTGCGGTCGAACTCTTCATCGCTGATTTCATCCAGCGAATCGCGGGTCATCTGGAACGCCGCGTTGTTGACCACAATGTCGATTTTCCCGAATTCCTCGGCGGCTTTTTGCACCAGCGCGCGGCAGTGAGCGGCGTCGGTGATATCGCCAGGCACCAGTATCGCTTTGCGGCCCGCTTCTTCCACCAGACGCGCGGTGTCTTTGGCATCGTCATGTTCATCAAGATAAGAGATCAGCACATCGGCCCCTTCACGGGCATACGCGATAGCGACCGCGCGGCCGATGCCGGAATCACCGCCGGTAATGATGGCGGCTTTACCGGAGAGGCGCCCGGAGCCTTTATAGCTCGTTTCGCCGTGATCGGGCTGCGGCTGCATCTTCGCGGTGCTGCCTGGGACATTCTGCTGCTGTTCAGGGAATGGCGGTTGTGGACGTGTCGTCATGGTTTGTTCTCCTGTTTCTTTTCCTTTCGCGCCGGAACGTAAACAGTGCGAAAGACATCCGGGTTTCAGGAACCTGACGCTTATCAGCGCCAACGATAAAATCAGGTTTCAGTATAGTTGACGAGATATTTATGCAAGCGAAGCGGGAAACCAAACGGGTAAATTTTACCCGGCGCGGACGATTATTTTGGTGGGGTGATGCCATGCGGATCGCGTTATTAGCGAGGCGGAGCCTGCAGGGCAAATTTAATTTATTAACAAAGACTTATAATTGATTAATTCATCCATGCCGACGTGAAAAATATTACGCGAGGCGCGCCGGTTTTTATTATTTTTCACTGGATGAGAAAGCGCTGATAAATCCGGGCCGCGCGGACGCTGCGTAGCCCGGCGTTTAAAAAAACCGCGTTTAAATATTGAGATCCACCCAAAGTGCTGCGTGATCGGAACCTGCCTGTTGCGGCTTTTTCAGTTCCGGGTAAACGTCCCATTTAACGGGTCGTTCACCGGGCCACATGCCCTTACGGATGACGCCGCCTGCGGTGACGCGCTCCCAGAGCGCGGGCGACAGCAGAATGTAATCGAGCTTGTTGTTTTTGGCGCTGTTGCCCCAGGTGCCGGGATACCCGCCATTGTCAAAGGCCGGGTGAGTAAAGGCGTCGCGCAGATCGGTCTCTTTCAGCAGCGGCGCCAGGGTGTCGCTCTCCGGCGTGTCGTTGAAATCGCCCGCGATAGCAATAAACTGCTCGCCGGCGTCGCGGCGCGCTTTGTAGATGTCCGCGACCCGCTGCGCCTGCGCTTTGCGCCTCGCGTCGGACTCCGCTTTACCGCCGTAGCCTTTACTCTTCAGATGATTGACCATCACCCATAGCGTATCGCCGTTTGCCAGCGGCACTGAATATTCCGGGCAGTCGCGCGAAAAAATCAGCTGGCCGCGCGCGTCGCGGTCGTCCACGTGGCTGCGCATCGGGCCGATGGGATATTCCGCGCCGGTAAGCAGGCCAACATCGATGCCGCGGCTGTCGTTGCCGTCGATGACCATCACATGACGAAACGGCTCGCCGCCGAGCGCCGCGATAATTTCCTGGTTAAACGCCGCCAGCGCCGGACGGCTCTCCGCCTCCACCACGGCCAGCACATCGGCGTTAAGATCGCTCATCACTTTTGCGGTGATGCGCATGGCGACTTCATCCACCGGCGAGTCGATAAGCTCAAGCGAACCGACCCAGTCGGCGCGACCGCTGGCGATAATCTCGATACCGCCGTCGCGCGGGCGCTTCAGGAGGTTGCCGCGGTTACGGCGCAGGATGACAAACGGCCCGGTGTCGGATTTCTCAAGCCCGAGCGCCACCATGAGCTTAACCATCTCTTTCTTGCTGGCCTCGCTGTAGGTAATTTCGCCGAGCAACTCATTAAGCCGCGCGAATTTCTCCAGCACCGGCCGTCCCTGCGACCAGCTGCTTTGCGACATCACGCGCGCGCGATCGAACAGGTTTTCTACGTTATAAGACGCCAGACGCATAGCCCCTCCCGTTGTGGTTATCCCCCGCCGCAGACTCCGAAGCCCGGCATCAGGTCTTTCTCAGTGTGGCAGCAAATTGTTACGTCTTCAAAACAGGCGCTACGGCGCAAAACGCGCTGGTATTCGTCGCCGTAATCCGTACCATACACGCCACGCACAGGAACACATTCGGGCCTGCTGGCGCCTGCGGCAATCTCCGCCGCGCGCGGGCAGGCCAACGGTGAATACGCGCGCCGGGCAATCCGCCAGAGCGCGCCGCAACGCAGAACTGAGCCACTTTTAAATGTCTGAAATTCAAGAAATTAGCAAAAAAGAGCAGTACAACCTCAACAAATTGCAGAAGCGCCTGCGCCGCAATGTCGGCGAAGCTATCGCCGATTACAATATGATTGAAGAAGGCGACCGCATCATGGTGTGCCTCTCCGGCGGCAAAGACAGCTACACGATGCTGGAGATTTTGCGCAACTTACAGCAGAGCGCGCCGGTGAATTTCTCGCTGGTGGCGGTGAATCTCGACCAGAAACAGCCGGGTTTCCCGGAGCATATTCTGCCGGAATATCTGGCGGCCCTTGGCGTGGAATATAAAATCGTTGAGGAAAATACCTATGGGATCGTCAAAGAGAAGATCCCCGAAGGGAAAACCACCTGCTCGCTCTGCTCACGTCTGCGTCGCGGCATTCTTTACCGCACCGCCACTGAGCTTGGCGCAACCAAAATCGCGCTGGGTCATCACCGTGACGACATTCTGCAAACGCTGTTCCTGAATATGTTCTACGGCGGAAAAATGAAAGGAATGCCGCCGAAGCTGATGAGCGATGACGGTAAACATATCGTGATTCGCCCGCTCGCCTACTGCCGTGAAAAAGACATTGAACGTTTCTCGCAGGCGAAAGGCTTCCCGATTATTCCGTGCAACCTCTGCGGCTCACAGCCGAACCTGCAGCGTCAGGTGATCGCCGATATGCTGCGCGACTGGGATAAACGTTATCCGGGCCGTATCGAAACGATGTTCAGCGCGATGCAGAATGTCGTGCCGTCGCACCTGTGCGACACCGAACTGTTCGACTTCAAAGGCATTCATCACGGCTCTGAAGTGGTGAACGGCGGCGATCTGGCGTTTGATCGCGAAGAGATCCCGATGATGCCCACCGGCTGGGCGCCGGAAGATGAAGAGGCGCCGCCGATGCAGCGCCTCGATGTGCTGGAAATCAAATAAGCCTGATGCCCTCCCCGCGGAGGGCTTTTTTTTGCCTGCTTAACGCATGTGCGGCGGCGGATCGTCGATGGGACGCGGGTCCGGCGATGGCGGATCGGGAACCGGCTG
Encoded proteins:
- the adhA gene encoding Alcohol dehydrogenase; translated protein: MVKAFGQPLEIQEVLVPEVTPGKVLVKIAATGVCHTDLHAAEGDWPVKPNPPFIPGHEGVGHVVAVGQGVTHIKEGDRVGVPWLYSACGHCEHCLSGWETLCHGQQNSGYSVNGTFAEYCLADANYVGILPDNVEFTSIAPILCAGVTVYKGLKMTDTKPGDWVVISGIGGLGHLAIQYANAMGLNVAAVDIDKDKLEFAKRLGAQVVANALEVDPGSYFHDTFGGAHGVLVTAVSPKAFAQATTMMRRGGTMVLNGLPPGKFDLSIFDMVLDGTTVRGSIVGTRKDLQEALDFAGHNKVAAEIAVEPLENINDIFARMRNGKITGRIVVDMSL
- the aldA gene encoding Aldehyde dehydrogenase, which produces MRHSGIRTAYLCVPHSRLCLTDCRYTEEFAMKYAHPGQPGALVSFKQRYGNFIGGQFVEPVEGQYFTNTTPVTGAVVAEFPRSGAADIERALDAAHAAAPAWGKTSVQERSNLLLAIADRMAGHIEQLALTESWDNGKPIRETLNADIPLAVDHFRYFAGCLRAQEGSVAEIDQYTVAYHIYEPLGVVGQIIPWNFPILMAAWKLAPALAAGNCVVLKPAEQTPLGISVFMELIGDLLPPGVVNVVHGFGQEAGEALARSKRIEKIAFTGSTPVGRHILACAAENIIPSTVELGGKSPNIYFADIMQAEPEFIEKAAEGLILGFFNQGEVCTCPSRALIQESIYEPFMERVLARMANIRKGDPYDTDTMIGAQASQEQFDKILSYIDIARGEGGQILAGGSRLNHGAALEKGFYIEPTLIKGENDMRFFQEEIFGPVIGITTFKDADEALKLANATEFGLGAGLWTRDTNLAWRMGREIKAGRVWTNCYHLYPAHAAFGGYKNSGIGRETHKKALEHYQQVKNLLVSYDIQPLNLF
- the yhdF gene encoding Uncharacterized oxidoreductase yhdF; this translates as MTTRPQPPFPEQQQNVPGSTAKMQPQPDHGETSYKGSGRLSGKAAIITGGDSGIGRAVAIAYAREGADVLISYLDEHDDAKDTARLVEEAGRKAILVPGDITDAAHCRALVQKAAEEFGKIDIVVNNAAFQMTRDSLDEISDEEFDRTMKTNLYGMFWICKAAVPHMPAGGSIINTASVNADQPKPKLIAYSATKAAIVNFSGSLAALLAEKGIRANAVAPGPIWTPLIPSTMPPEQVKEFGSQVPLARAGQPAELAPVYVMLASDEASYVSGATVAVTGGQAVI
- the ttcA gene encoding tRNA 2-thiocytidine biosynthesis protein ttcA, with translation MSEIQEISKKEQYNLNKLQKRLRRNVGEAIADYNMIEEGDRIMVCLSGGKDSYTMLEILRNLQQSAPVNFSLVAVNLDQKQPGFPEHILPEYLAALGVEYKIVEENTYGIVKEKIPEGKTTCSLCSRLRRGILYRTATELGATKIALGHHRDDILQTLFLNMFYGGKMKGMPPKLMSDDGKHIVIRPLAYCREKDIERFSQAKGFPIIPCNLCGSQPNLQRQVIADMLRDWDKRYPGRIETMFSAMQNVVPSHLCDTELFDFKGIHHGSEVVNGGDLAFDREEIPMMPTGWAPEDEEAPPMQRLDVLEIK